The nucleotide sequence CTGTGGCCCCTGCGGAGGAACTAGCCTTCACTGATAGCCTCATCACCCGGAACTTCTCCAACTATTCCTCCTGGCATTACCGCTCCTGCCTCTTGCCGCAGCTGCACCCCCAGCCAGACTCTGGCGCACAGGGCCGCCTTCCTGAAAACGTCCTGCTGAAAGGTAAGGAggtgtagagcagtggttctcaacctgtgggtcccaacccTCTTGGGGATTGAATGACCCTGTCACAGGGGTTGCCTGTGACCATCAGAAGCATCAgctgtttacattatgatttgtaGCGGTAGTAAAATGACAGCTAGGAcatagcaacgaaaataattttacggttggggggtcaccacgacgtgaggaactgcattaaggggttgcagcattaggaaggttgggaaccactggccTAGAGGATCCTGGGAAGGATTCTGCAGGACCTCTCTAGTCCTGATCCCTGTCCAACCCTGTTGTGAACCTGCCTTACTGAGCAACTGCTTCTCACTGGTCTTTGAGGCATCCATATCACTCAGTGCCTGGCTTCAAGGAGCTCAAGTATctaatgggaaaaataaaactgACACATGCACTTCCTGTGTACAAGTGAGACTTGGGGCTGTTGGAATGTCTAAGATCCTATCAGCATGCTGATTGAACCCCATGCCTCCCTGGCCCCCGGCAGAGCTGGAGTTGGTGCAAAATGCCTTCTTTACTGACCCAAATGATCAGAGCGCCTGGTTCTATCACCGCTGGCTCCTGGGCCGGGGTAAGCAGTGGGGAATGGGGCAAGATGCTTGAGACTTAGAAGGAAATAAAGGAGATTTAAGGCAAACCAAGGCCGTCTCTCCCCAGCGGAGCCTCGGGATGTTCTGCGCTGCCTGCATGTGAACAGGGAGGAGGCCTGCCTGTCAGTCTGCTTTTCTCGTCCCCTGATGGTGAGTCTTTCCTAAGAGCTCTTTCCTAAGAGCGTCGTGGGACTCTGAAGCTGTTGGAGCTAATGAGTCTttgtccctccccttcccccgTGGCAGGTGGGCTCCACAATGGGGACCTTGCTGCTCATGGTTGATGAGGCGCCTCTGAGTGTGGAGTGGAGGACTCCAGATGGCAGGAACCGGCCCAGCCATGTCTGGGTATCCTGATGGGGCAGGCTAGGGTGGGACAGTCAGGAAAGCAGTGAGGTGGCATATTTCCTTGACTCGGTGCTCTCAGCTCTGTGACCTGCCGGCTGCCTCTCTCAATGACCATTTGCCCCAGCACACATTTCGGGTCATCTGGACAGCAAGCAACGCCCAAAAGGAGTGTGTGCTTTTAAAAGGTGATGCTGTCTAAATCCCCACTCATCGCACCAGTTCCTCagactcctctctcctctcccctctcccgaTGGTGTCCCATCCAACTACTCGCCCTTTCCCTCAGGCCTCCAGGAGTGCTGGTGCAGAGACTCCGCCACTGATGAACAGCTTTTCAGGTGATGACACAGAGAGGGGCTGTAGACACTGTGCAGCATCGGGCAGGAGGCCTGGGTCCgggggagggaggctggcttGGAACCCTGGGCTTTGGGCAGCATGCCTTCCCCGACCTGCCCGCTCTCAGGTGTGAGCTGTCAGTGGAAAAGTCCACGGTGCTACAGTCTGAGCTTGAATCGTGTAAGGAGCTACAGGAGCTGGAGCCTGAGAATAAATGTGAGGACCTCCCCACCGAGAAAGCCTGTCCGTTCAAAGACCTCCTTGAACAGAGGGTCTCAAGAAGCTCTAAACATTCTCCGCCCTCTCCCCAGGGTGCCTGCTCACCATCATCCTGCTGATGCGGGCCTTGGACCCCCTCCTCTATGAGAAAGAAACCCTGCAGTACTTCAATACCCTCAAGGCAAGTTGGGTCTGGGGGGACACGCCAAGGGAGGCCCGGGGGCAACCGGAAGGCAGCTGACCCACGTACCTGCCTGCTTCTTCCCCACCAGGCTGTGGACCCGATGAGAGCGGCCTACTTGGATGACCTACGCAGCAAGTTCTTGCTGGAAAACAGTGTTCTCAAGATGGAGTACGCCGATGTCCGCGTGCTGCACCTCGCTCACAAGGTACAAGCTCCGCTTGTGCTCCTTCCCCGGGCCCCTGCCTGCTGCCTTCCCTGTGTACTTCACCCGTATCACAGGTGCCTTCCTAGACATGTCTTCCCCACCAGGTTGACTCCACCATCTTTCTTCTGGCCTGCTCCTTTGCTAAGTCTTGCTTTCTGTCAGTCGTTTGATCATCCTATTTGTTCCCTATATATAGCTCAtggtaaggccctgggttcaattcctagtacgggggggggggcaggggggagaaggacctcttgGTCACCATGCTGTGCATTCCTAGACTTCTCACACCGGATCAGGCCTCCCAAAACCTAAAGCCTAGTTTCTAGAGATTTCTGATAGCCTTCCAGGCTCTGCTTTCCTagtcatctttttgtttttgttttttttttttttttttcttttttattattatttatttatttatttttattttatgtacattggtgttttgactgtatgtatgtctgtgtgagggtttcGGATTCCCTGGAAcatggagttacagagagttgtgagctgccatgtgggtgctgggaattgaacctaggtcctctggaagagcagccccagtgctcctaactgctgagccacatctccagccctttCCTAGTCATCTTAACACATCAGTTTTACCTTATCCCTGCAGCCCACCACAGGCCCACTCCTACTTTTTCTGTTTGCAGCAGGACATGCCACTATCCTGTGTCCCTTCCATACTTGAGGTTTCCTGTCCCTCTCTGCTCTCACTAGCCACCCCTGTGTGACCCTGTCTGTCTGCCCCATGTCCCCAACATAGCATATACGCCTATAGTTCAGGCTGTATGTTTCCTACATGCTGCTAGCCTCTAATAAGGTCCATGCGGAACACAGAATAGGTGGCTAAAGATATCCCAGCTCTTGCTGAGTTTTtcaccccttcccctcctcccaggaTCTGACAGTACTCTGCCATCTGGAACAGCTACTCTTGGTCACTCATCTTGACCTGTCCCATAATCGTCTCCGAGCCTTGCCCCCAGCCCTGTCTGCTCTTCGATGTCTTGAGGTAAAGAGGTCATCCGTCCCTTTCTGTTTGGGGAGGggcccttttcctccttcctgctcAGAAGTTTGCCTATGTTACAGTAATGTCCGGGACCTCCCGGCCCCTGTAGGTAGCTGTTTTCCCAGCCCACTCTACCACACAGTCTAGCCCTGTAAGCTTTTTCACCCACCTAAGCCGGGTACTCTGGGCTCCTCCCTGGCCTGTACCAGTCCCAGGCTGCCTGTTTGACCTTGTGCTTCCCCAACTCCCTGCTCCTCAGGTGCTGCAGGCCAACGATAATGCCCTAGAGAACGTGGACGGCGTGGCTAACCTTCCCCGGCTGCGGGAGCTGTTGCTATGCAATAACCGTATCCTTCCCTCAGTCAGCCTCGCAGACAGCTTGTAGGGCGAGGAGCGGACCACGAGACAAACCGCAGACACAGACAGGGTCATCTCAAGGCAGGGCAGGAAACAGGGCTCGGCCAGGGTGAGCTGAGGGGGAGATGGTAGCCTGGGGCTGTCAGTGACTGTTATTAACTTTTACTCTGGAGCTCTGTGGAGTGTCACTTCTGCAGCCCGAGTTCACAGACGGGCAACCTGGAGAGGTTCTTAGGAGCCACGGAGCGGTCTAGAAACTAGGGAGTTCCATATTTTCAAAAAATCTTGAACTCTTTGATCCCTCCTGAAAATGAGAGGTTAGaagccagtgtggtggcacacgtctgtaatcccagcactcaggaggcagagataagtggagctctgagtttgaggccagcctggtctacaaagtgagtccaggacagccaaggctacacagagagaccttgtcttgaaaaaccaaaagcaacaacaacaaaaaacaaagaaaaaagaaagtgagaggTTGGAGCACCTCTGACCCACATTTCCACTTGGAAGCCCCTTATAAATTCTAAGTGCCTCTTGACAGCCATCTCCACCCTTCCTTAGGATCCCACAAGGACCCGCTTCGCACAGCCCTCTCTTCAGCCGGACATTTACAACCTCTGCTAAGAACTTTATTTTCTCTGGGGAAGTGTGTAATCAtcagacatgcagacaaacagCAGTTTCTAGCTTTGGGGGTGTCCAGTAGCAGACACCAGGGTGGAGTAGAGCTGCTGAGCTTTCCTTGACTCTCCTGCCCAAGGCCTCCATCAGTCTGCAGCACTTCAGCCTCTTGCCTCCTGCCCCAGGCTGGTTCTCCTCAACCTGCAGGGCAACTCACTGTGCCAAGAAGAGGGCATCTTGGAGCGTTTGACTGAAATGCTGCCCTCCGTTAGCAGCATCCTCACCTAGGAGGCCCTGCCCTCACCCTTACCCTTTAACTTATTGGGACTGAATAAAGAATGAAGAGGCCCCTCTAAGCTGCCAAGCTACCATTACTGCTGCCATTTTGCTACTACCTCCATTACCACCACCCTGCATcttgaaaagaggaagggaagggccGTGGGGGGTCTGCTCTCCTGCTATTACCTCTGGAGAGCCAGAGCCTCAGTGTTCACGGCTGAAGTCAGGACTAGAACTGGATTTGAGTTCACCATCAGTTTTAGGCTGGTGCTGGGCCCAAGCTTGAGGCTAGGATAGGAATCAGGATCAGGTTCAGGTTTGGGCTGCGCTGCAAACAGCTGTCTCTAGCTGGACACCAAGGGGAACGTTTCTCCTGTGACTCTGCCACTTTCAGGCTCTGCCCTGACTCTTGTTTTATTCACATCTGAGTAGGCTCAGGACCTGACTGTTCTGGGAAGAATGGGGCACCTTGCCCCACCCTGTTAAGACAACAGTATTGGTCCCTGTGAATTACATTGTGTGGTTGCAAAGCCCTTGGGAAAACTTGATCCCATTTGATCCTCATACACTGTCACGGATGAGAGGAACTGAAGAAACTGCTGACTTGCCCTAGGTTGCCGAGCTCTGCATGCCGAAGCCAGAAACCAGACACCTTGCTTTAGTGTGTTAGCCTCTCTTTCTGTTTCGGTATCAATACAAAACTATTAAACATAGAGGAATTTTTAATCCGGCAACGTGgttactctggctggaatacagacacaccttaattccaggagacaggcaagcagatctcttgagttcaaggccagcctgttagaaagcaagtttcaggtaaagaaaaacttaggtccaggtgtagtggtacaggcctttaatcccagcacctaggagacagaggcatgcagatctctgagtttggttAAGGCAATTTGGTGAACAATGaattgagaggcagtgcagtagAGTTTGTGGTGGTTCAGGTCGTGGAATTTAGAGGCACTTTTACAAGGAGAGTTCTCAGTtgaagctagacacaggtgaagacagagcaagccagagagtgagaaagagccagaagattagaacagattgccaagCAAagtaattcagtcagaagctgagagaagccaattttaatcagcttggagagaagttttgAGCCggacagttgagttgaaccagcccgCCCGAGTTtaaaaagagcaagaaagggtgagcttattcagcagtaagtctcagaggctgaaaatgttctaGGCCTAGATGAGGTTTtatgaaggctagaagcttccagggtTAGGCCCTGGTTAGCAGAAGGGGTTGGtaaggaaaataaaagttacttttacaattaAACAGAAGCCTGGCCTCGACAACCCAAGGTACTGAGATGCAAGTCTGCTGAGATGCAGTCGTATCCCTTCCACTGTTCTGGCTTTGACTGCTGCAGGGAACAAGGCCTCCAGGGAGTGGCTCGGGGCTTAGGTCACTGAGTCAAACTTGGCATAGAGGGGAGAGGATGACTGGTTAAAACAAGAAGAGTGTAGCAAACCAGGCATTTTCCTGGCTCTCTGGATCTGCCCGGGCTCACCTGTGTTCCCTTACCCCACCCCTTGGAGCCCTGCCTCTTCTTGTATCCCAAGTGATACACAAACAATCTCACAGTGGAGCCCTCTGGCTGACCTGCCACATACTTTCCTTGAATTTTGATTTCCATTCGTGTGTACTGAGGGTGTTGGAAATGGCACAAATCCTGTGCTAGGTTCCTGGGTTTGCTAGCTGAACAGGGAAAAACATACGTGATGGTTGAGCTGTTGGCTttcttctgtaatcccagcacttggggggctcAAGATCTGCCTGGGCTATATGTGAGACCACTTCAAAACAAACCAGAACCGTCAGTGTGTGTGGAGATTGCAGCGTTGGATACATTCCAAACAGACTGTTACCAAGTCtgttctttgtgtcttttttgcCAACCCTGTTTCACTGTCTTTGATGGTGGCCTGTAGGAAGAGCTGGAATACCAGCAGGATGGAGTGAAGAGGTTCTGGCTAGTGTTGCCAAGGGCAGGACCCAAGGAGAGCCACCCTAAAGATACCTGGCTCCTCTCTGCCTTGGGGCTGTTTTAATGACATCTCTGAGGCTCCTCCCAAGCCGGAGCTGGAGTTAGGAAGCACAGAAGGGTTTCTGGAGCCGGTTGGTCTGGATTCTCAAGAATTCCAGACTGGAAATGAGGGGAAATGCTCACCTCCAGCTGACAAGACACTCGGTAAAAGAAGGGAATACCAGGTAGCCTGAGGAGGAGGCCTGGAGTCCACCCAGGCCTGAATGCAAAGACCTAAGCCTTCCTTAAACTGCCaaactggggtggggggagacattgtttttttttccccccttgggtcacccccccccacacacacacacagtctcagtCTTAGGAGATGGAAGAAACTGAAGCAGctggatggagagagacagatgggGGTGAGAAGACCTGGTAGAGCTGGCTGGTCAGGGACTGGCAGGTGGAGCCAGTCTGAGGGCCTGGCTGCTGATGTCATCCGTCTGCAGCCTGAGGTACTGGGACCTTCCTGGGCCGGCGGAGTTCCAGGCCCAGGGACCAGTTTCACAAGGCCAAGCTTGGTGGGTGCTACAAGAGAGCTTGAAAGATGGGGATGGCTATGAAAGCAAAAGTAGGCATCTCCAGCTTGGAAACAAATCTGCACCACAGGGCTGTGAGTGGAAGAGGAtccttgtctgtttctctctgaacACCCAGCTTGGCAAGAATCAAGTGGGTGTGGGGTCTATCACCGAAAGCCTTCCATTTTCACCTCAGCCCCAGATCTGACAGATTTGACCTGGACCCCTTCCCTAGCATGATCTCAATTCCTAGAAAGGAGAATGTGGGTGGAGCCAGTCCTTCCCGCCCCTGGTTGAGGACAGCCCCCAGAGACTGGCCTCTTGACCGAGAAGAGGTGAAGCAACCAGCTTCCCCCTTTCCCAGAAGCTCAGCCCCGCCCACCCTCCCCTCATAAACCATTTACCCGGCCCGCCCTACACCTTCCACTCGCGTGGCTGCGTCCAGCCTGTTGGTCCCGTCCCATACGCCCTGACCTGCTCCACCCGGGCCCGGGACCCAGGGTGCCATCACCAACACCGCTGCCAGGTGAGAGGCTCCAGCGCCTACCTCAGTGGTGAGCCACAGCGGGTCCTTCCCTGTCGAGGGACTCAGCCTAAGCTCAGAAAGGAACGCTCTCCAGGGCATACCTGCTGTGGGCTGACACCCGGTTTCCCTGGGGCCAATCTCTGCCTGAAGTTTGCCCTGACGTGAGGAATGTGGGGACCCTGCCCACCCCGTACCTGCCTGTCTATATGGGAAGAACTCTGTTCAGAAATGGTCCTAGAGGCTGGGTCTCTAAACGGAGGAGCCAGCAGCTGGAGGGGCCTACGGCGGCGTTTGTGGGTTGGGGCTGTAATTGGTGCTCTCTCGGGGAACGGGGCATTTCCTCAGATAGATCCTCGCGGGTTTCTCCACTGGACATGTTTTGGGATGTGATTTGAGTTTTTATGGCAAGGTGAAGAGAAGGTTTTTCTCTGCAGTGTGGAGTGCTTTTCCTGAGTGACTGGACGGGGTCTTTGGGGCATCTCAGGGTTAGGTTGAGATGATGTCAGTCACCTACCTGGTACCGAACCGGTATCTCTGGATAGAGTTtctgggagggtgggatgggtATCCCAGGCACAGCAGCTCCGGGTTGGCAAGcatcctctgcctcctcttcacaGGCACAATGGACGGTCCTCGCTCAGACGTGGGCCGCTGGCGTGGGAACCCCTGGCAGCCCCCGACCACGCCGTCGCCAGAGCCCGAGCCCGAGCCCGACAGACGCTCGCGCTCCCGACGAGGAGGAGCGCGTTCCTTCTGGGCtcgctgctgtggctgctgctcctGTGGGAACAGAGCTGATGATGACTGGGGGCCGGAACCTTCCGGGTCCAGAAGCCGAGGGTCCAGCTCTCGCGGCGACCGAAGATCCGACTCTCGGGGTGGCCGAAGACCCGAGTCTCGGGGCAGCAATGTAAATGCAGCTGGAGACGGCACCATCCGAGGTGAGGCTGTCCACCTTAGCCTAGAGCTGGACAACCCTTACGGGGCCTGAGATGCATCCTGGCATCTCGGGAGGTCTGTGTTCCTTGCGGACTTTTCACTGACTGGGGATATGGCTTTACAGAGGGAATGCTGGTTGTGACTGGCGTGGATCTGCTGTGCTCGCGCTCAGACCAGAACCGCCGAGAGCACCACACAGATGAGTTTGAGTATGACGATCTGATCGTGCGCCGTGGGCAGCCCTTCCACATAATCCTTTTCCTGAACAGAGAGTACGAGTCCTCTGATCGCATTGCTCTTGAGCTTCTCATCGGTGAGTGGGGCCTGGAATGAGAAGGGTAAAGGCCCCGGACTTGTTGGAGGAATAGCTGGTATTAGGTTAGAGAGGTCCTTAGGCTCCTCCCTGGCACACCTCCCCTCTGCCAAGAGAGGCAGGTGCATGCTGACTTTCCTCAAGCCTCCGCGGGCATCTGTGTCATGGCGCTTCCTGCCAGGACTGGCCTCTGTGTCTCCTTCGGCAGTTTTGACTGTGTGCGCCCTTCTTTCTGGGCCTTGCTTGTTCATTCCTCTAGCCcccatgtgtgtgtctctctctgcctctccatcacATGGCCCAAGGCAGGGGCCTCCCTCACAGTGATGCTTGGTGGCCGTTGACTGTCCAGGCCGGTGATTATGCAGTTGCTGGGGGCGGGTGACTCTTCTCACCCTTTGATTACAACCCAGCCATGCACACCCCAGCCTCTAATTTCCCAGGTACCCCTACCACCTccagaaatgctctgggctctaGAAGCTGCCATCCCAGGGAGCAGGCCACACTGCACTTTGCTATCTGGAACGTTCTTTCCTCTGGACTTAGCTCTCCTTCAGTCAGTCCTGTAGGACAGTGAGATAGTCAGTGGGTGACAATGGCCCAGTATCCCCTCCCTACTTGAGTTCATTGTCAGGGGAAACAGGTTTGGGATGTTGAACTGGGACTCTGCCCTGACATGCGGGAGAGCATGGGGCGGCCACCAAGCTTCTCTGAGGAAGATTGTCACAGACTGATGTGGTAACCCCACTTAGGGACATGTAAATTGGCTCATAGACATTTTGGGTGAGGCTGAATGAAGTGTAGTGTCTCGCCTAGGTCCGGAGCAACTCTCTCACCGCTGAATCGCTAATCTTGTTGCTCTAGGGAACAACCCCGAGGTCGGCAAGGGTACCCACGTGATCATCCCCGTGGGCAAGGGGGGCAGTGATGGCTGGAAGGCCCAAGTGACCAAGACCAGTGGACACAACCTAAACCTAAGAGTCCATACCTCCCCTAATGCCATCATCGGCAAATTTCAATTCACCGTCCGCACGCGTTCAGAAGCTGGCGAGTTCCAGCTGCCCTTTGATCCCCGTAATGAGATCTACATTCTCTTCAACCCCTGGTGCCCAGGTAAGCCGGCAGGGGTCAAGAGCAGAGGGTGAGTGAGTCAAGCCTTGCTCTCCTGAGACCCAGGGGGGTGTCTAGACATCTGGTCGTAGGAACAGACGCCCTCCCGTTGCCCAAGAGAGGAGACTCACTCACTCCGATGATGAAGGGCCCTGGCTACAGCCAACCCTCTTTCTCCCGTCTTTCCTCAGAGCCAGGCTAAAAGCATCCCCcacctccattttcttctctgtctctgagtTCTGCAGACCTGGTTGGGGAGGTAGGGCCCGTGGAGAAGATAGAGCACATTTTCTATTTGCTTCCGGGGCTACAGAAGACATAGTGTATGTGCACCATGAGGACTGGAGACAGGAATATGTGCTCAATGAGTCTGGAAGAATCTACTACGGGACAGAAGCACAGATCGGCGAACGCACCTGGAATTATGGCCAGGTATGGCAGGCTCgcgctcgctctctctctgtctctctctttctctctgtctctctcttctttttttttttttaatttttgacacagggtttctctgtgtatctgtggctgtcctggaactcactctgtagacgaggctggcctgactcctgaacgctgggattacgggcatacaccaccacacacCACCACTGGTCTTGGGCACTCAAGGGACATAGAAGTGAGGGACGTGGTGGACTGAGCAGGTGGTTTGAGCATCACTTGAGGAGCTGAGGTCCCCtctgccctccttccttccagttTGACCATGGAGTGCTGGATGCCTGCCTGTACATTCTAGATCGAAGAGGGATGCCATATGGAGGCCGAGGGGACCCAGTCAGTGTCTCTCGGGTTGTCTCTGCCATGGTGAGCACCCCTATATCTCTAAGACCTATCTGTGTCTTCGGCCCTCCCCTTTATGGATTTTCTGTCCCCGTCCCTGAAAAGCGTGTTGAGGGAAAGGGGTTTCACCCCTCTTTGTCTCTCCCCTGCCTGTACCCAACCCCGCCTTTCACGGTTTCTGTCCCAACTCCTTTGGAACGCAGGACCAAACCCCAAACTTGGCACACCCGGTATTCACATTCCAGTGTCACAGCAAAGGGTGGGGGGGtagaggggttgggggaggggcgcGCTGATGTCTAGTTCTTAATGTTGCTGTTAGAGGCTGGGGAATCCAGGAGATCCTGAGCACCTCCCCGAGTCCAGCCACACCCTGTCTTTTCCTGGGCAGGTGAACTCCCTGGATGACAATGGAGTTCTGATTGGGAACTGGACTGGGGATTACTCTCGAGGCACCAACCCCTCAGCGTGGGTGGGCAGCGTGGAGATCCTGCTTAGCTACCTCCGAACCGGCTACTCCGTCCCCTACGGCCAGTGCTGGGTCTTTGCTGGTGTGACCACCACAGGTAGTAAAGGGGAGAGGTCAGGACGAGCCTGGTCTCTAAGAAGGGAAGGGTTCTGTTTCTGCCCAGCCCAGCTGTGGCTACAGGAGAGGGTGCCACTAAGGGTGGATGATAGAATGGCCTTAATTATCATTAATTAGTGTTAACAACTGAGAGAGGCATAAGGGAGAGAAACAAGAGGCCAAAGTCAGGGCCAGGGCCAAGCAGGTGGCTTTGCAAACTGCTTTGCAGCCCAAAGGCCACCTGGGTTCCCTGACCCTAACTCTAGTGGGCCCTCCAAGCTTGGCAAACTCAGCCGCCCTTTTCTTCCTGCGGATGCCACACCTGCAGCCAACCTCTGCCCCAGCCCTTAACCCTGGCTCCTCCACAGTGCTACGATGCCTGGGCCTCGCTACCCGAACTGTTACCAACTTCAACTCTGCACACGACACGGACACATCCCTCACAATGGACATCTACTTTGATGAGAACATGAAGCCACTTGAGCATCTGAACCATGATTCTGTTTGGTGAGCACAGGGCGAGGGGTGGCCTGCCACGTGCCCTAAGGATCAGAGGTGTGCCTGCTGAGGCGTGGTAGAGATGGGAGACCGGGAGGACCTGAATGGGAACCTCAGGCCCAGAGCTCCCTCCATGCCCCTCCAGGAACTTCCATGTGTGGAACGACTGTTGGATGAAAAGGCCAGATCTGCCCTCAGGCTTTGATGGGTGGCAAGTTGTGGACGCCACACCTCAGGAGACCAGCAGTGGTAAGGCAGGCCTTGCTGGGACCCTATCAGGAACATCTCCAACTCCAGAGTGTTAGCCAAGACTTGGCTGGAGAGCCAAACCCTTTATCCCTGTAGGCCTTCACATGGACTTATCACCTGAACTACCGTGCAGGGGTTAGCTTATTTTCCTCTCTTCAGCTACTTgacttaattttattattttataatttataatgatGGCTATACTGGGATGGTTCAAAAGTCAAGAGAAATTCAAGAATATTCAGTGAGAGATTTTCTTCCGATGATGAGCTTATTATTCTTACTTgcctgtttggttttttgtttgtttgtttgttttctatttagtttggtttggttttttgagacagtgtttctctgtgtggccctggctgtcctgaaatcactctgtacaccagactgtccttgaactcagagactcacctgcctctgcctcctcagtgctttTAAATCTATCTATCCCAGATGCAATTAATTAAAGGACATACAAAAAGTCATTTTTAGGGGATAgttcccaccacacacacacaaaagaagaaaaaatgttattaagtaataaatgaatacatggaAGGGAAAAACAGTATAGAATTGAATTAAAAGTAAATTTCTATTTTTGGGGGGTTCCTACTCCAAAATCTGATCACCAGAATTTCCAACAATAGGATCTGGTGGTATGTATCTGTTTCTTCCCAGTCCTGGCTTTGAACCTGGGGCCTTCAGCATGCTCAGCATCCATTTTCTAATCTCTGCTGCAAAAGTACCCCTGGTGATTCTTCAGGTCACCCATGCTTGGGACCCACTCCATGCCCATGGGACACATGGTAAACGGTGGCTCTTGGAGGTAGAAAGACTTTGTCTGCGTCTCCAGCAGAATGaatcctccatcccttcctttccGTTTCCCTGTTCACTGCATTCATGCGCGGTGTAGGGAAATCTGGCCTCAGACAGATTTGAAAAAAACAGCTCTGTAACCCTGCCCTCAGACATGGCCTAGGGTGACATGAGCTGGGGGCTGCTCGGCACTTCTCTGCACGCGTGTACAGGTACAGAGAAGTGAGACCTGCTGTCTTCCCTGCCCTCACACACCTTCTCCCCCTGTGGCTCAGGTGCTACCTCCAGGCCTGTTCCCGACAGctgcttccttctcccctccaccTTCCTAGAATCAGATGGCCTTGGCCCAGCTTACGTTCTTCTGGCTATTTCCCAGACACCTCCCTGTCAATCCATCTATGTAAAAGGTGTCCTGGGTTGCATAACCAGCAACTCTTGCATGTGCTAGGAGACTTGAACTCTGGTCTGACTCTAAGAAGTAATGGGGGTAGGTGTCAGGCAGGGGCTCCGGACTCGATGGATGTCTAGGGCCTGAGTCTACCACTCTTACTTTTTAGATGAGTGACATTAGTAAGAAAGTACCTTACACTTCTGTGTGTTATATTCTTGAatagaatggtgtgtgtgtgtgtgtgtgtgtgtgtgtgtgtatgtgctatgATGTGGTATAGTTGGGAGGATTAAATGGACAATGTTTATCAAAAAGGACTAGAAGTGCTGGgcagtggcccacacctttaatcccagcattcaggaggcagaggcaggcagatctctgcgagttcgaggccacaGAGaccta is from Meriones unguiculatus strain TT.TT164.6M chromosome 9, Bangor_MerUng_6.1, whole genome shotgun sequence and encodes:
- the Rabggta gene encoding geranylgeranyl transferase type-2 subunit alpha, encoding MHGRLKVKTSEEQAEAKRLEREQKLKLYQSATQAVFQKRQAGELDESVLELTSQILGANPDFATLWNCRREVLQQLETQKSPEELDALVKAELGFLESCLRVNPKSYGTWHHRCWLLGRLPEPNWAQELELCARFLEVDERNFHCWDYRRFVAAQAAVAPAEELAFTDSLITRNFSNYSSWHYRSCLLPQLHPQPDSGAQGRLPENVLLKELELVQNAFFTDPNDQSAWFYHRWLLGRAEPRDVLRCLHVNREEACLSVCFSRPLMVGSTMGTLLLMVDEAPLSVEWRTPDGRNRPSHVWLCDLPAASLNDHLPQHTFRVIWTASNAQKECVLLKGLQECWCRDSATDEQLFRCELSVEKSTVLQSELESCKELQELEPENKWCLLTIILLMRALDPLLYEKETLQYFNTLKAVDPMRAAYLDDLRSKFLLENSVLKMEYADVRVLHLAHKDLTVLCHLEQLLLVTHLDLSHNRLRALPPALSALRCLEVLQANDNALENVDGVANLPRLRELLLCNNRLHQSAALQPLASCPRLVLLNLQGNSLCQEEGILERLTEMLPSVSSILT
- the Tgm1 gene encoding protein-glutamine gamma-glutamyltransferase K, coding for MDGPRSDVGRWRGNPWQPPTTPSPEPEPEPDRRSRSRRGGARSFWARCCGCCSCGNRADDDWGPEPSGSRSRGSSSRGDRRSDSRGGRRPESRGSNVNAAGDGTIREGMLVVTGVDLLCSRSDQNRREHHTDEFEYDDLIVRRGQPFHIILFLNREYESSDRIALELLIGNNPEVGKGTHVIIPVGKGGSDGWKAQVTKTSGHNLNLRVHTSPNAIIGKFQFTVRTRSEAGEFQLPFDPRNEIYILFNPWCPEDIVYVHHEDWRQEYVLNESGRIYYGTEAQIGERTWNYGQFDHGVLDACLYILDRRGMPYGGRGDPVSVSRVVSAMVNSLDDNGVLIGNWTGDYSRGTNPSAWVGSVEILLSYLRTGYSVPYGQCWVFAGVTTTVLRCLGLATRTVTNFNSAHDTDTSLTMDIYFDENMKPLEHLNHDSVWNFHVWNDCWMKRPDLPSGFDGWQVVDATPQETSSGIFCCGPCSVESIKNGLVYMKYDTPFIFAEVNSDKVYWQRQDDGSFKIVYVEEKAIGTLIVTKAIGSTMREDITHTYKHPEGSEAERKAVERAAAHGSKPNVYATRDSAEDVAMQVEAQDAVMGQDLAVSVVLTNRGSSRRTVKLHLYLSVTFYTGVTGPTFKETKKEVTLAPGASNSVTMPVAYKEYKPHLVDQGAMLLNVSGHVKESGQVLAKQHTFRLRTPDLSLTLLGGAVVGQECEVQIVFKNPLPITLTNVVFRLEGSGLQRPKVLNVGDIGGNETVTLRQTFVPVRPGPRQLIASLDSPQLSQVHGVIQVDVAPASGGGGFSDAGGDSGSGENIPMAYRGGA